In the Persephonella hydrogeniphila genome, one interval contains:
- a CDS encoding cation:proton antiporter regulatory subunit: MEFKETDLPGIGKKYSIVTAAGDKITVVMHVTGKREIFVFEPDDFDEPSCDVVLTEEEANQLGSVLMGAYYRPEQEKEKEVLIENLAIEWVKIPPTSPLSGKSIKEADIRRKSGVTVIAIIKENETIVNPKPEEIISAGDTVVVVGTREQVENFMKEYRINA; this comes from the coding sequence ATGGAGTTCAAAGAAACCGATCTTCCCGGTATAGGAAAAAAATACTCCATTGTCACAGCAGCAGGAGACAAAATAACAGTTGTGATGCATGTTACAGGAAAAAGGGAGATTTTTGTTTTTGAACCTGATGATTTTGATGAACCTTCCTGTGATGTTGTTTTGACCGAGGAAGAGGCAAATCAGCTCGGCTCAGTCTTGATGGGGGCTTATTACAGACCTGAGCAGGAAAAAGAAAAAGAAGTCCTTATAGAAAATCTCGCCATTGAATGGGTCAAAATCCCTCCTACATCTCCACTGTCAGGAAAAAGTATAAAAGAAGCAGATATAAGAAGAAAATCCGGCGTTACAGTAATTGCAATAATAAAAGAAAATGAAACAATAGTAAACCCTAAACCAGAAGAGATTATATCTGCAGGGGACACTGTAGTTGTAGTAGGGACAAGGGAACAGGTAGAGAACTTCATGAAGGAGTACAGAATTAATGCATGA
- the coaBC gene encoding bifunctional phosphopantothenoylcysteine decarboxylase/phosphopantothenate--cysteine ligase CoaBC, translating into MILKSKKVLVGVTGSIAAYKSCELVRSLQKKGAQVRVCMTPSAKEFVGELTFRALTEDDVLSSWKDGKTGLEHISWARWADSFVIAPASANTIAKTASGIADNFLTSVALAYGKPIVFAPAMNTKMYTSNQTRQNIDKLKKWGNIIVNPEEGELACGEEGEGKLASVEDIITAVMYSIFPKYLKNKKVLVTAGATREFFDPIRYISNASSGQMGYSLAKIAYTLGADVILVTAPTCLKKPYGVKVIDVVSAEEMYRVVIENLPEADIVIMNAAVADFKPESYSTQKLKKSKENPVVNLKPNPDILKAVGEKRKKDQIIIGFAAESENIIENARGKLKSKNLDYIIANKLDVFSKDTHRGWIIDKNGNITEIPEMDKESSAFFILEKIFKR; encoded by the coding sequence ATGATACTAAAAAGTAAAAAAGTGCTTGTAGGAGTAACCGGTTCTATAGCTGCTTATAAAAGCTGTGAACTGGTAAGATCTTTACAGAAGAAAGGGGCACAGGTAAGAGTATGCATGACTCCATCAGCAAAAGAATTTGTTGGAGAACTGACATTCAGAGCCTTAACTGAAGATGATGTTTTATCCTCATGGAAAGATGGAAAAACAGGACTTGAACATATATCCTGGGCAAGATGGGCTGACAGCTTTGTTATAGCTCCTGCCTCTGCAAATACAATAGCAAAAACAGCCTCAGGAATAGCAGATAATTTTCTTACTTCTGTGGCACTTGCCTACGGAAAACCAATAGTCTTTGCCCCTGCAATGAACACAAAAATGTATACTTCAAACCAGACCAGACAAAACATAGATAAACTCAAAAAATGGGGAAATATAATAGTAAACCCAGAAGAAGGAGAGCTTGCCTGTGGTGAAGAAGGAGAAGGTAAACTTGCCTCAGTTGAAGATATAATAACAGCGGTTATGTATTCTATTTTTCCAAAATATCTAAAAAACAAAAAAGTCCTTGTGACTGCAGGAGCCACAAGAGAGTTTTTTGATCCTATCAGATATATATCTAATGCCTCTTCAGGACAGATGGGTTATTCTCTGGCAAAGATAGCCTATACTCTTGGAGCAGATGTTATACTTGTAACAGCTCCGACCTGTTTAAAAAAACCATACGGAGTTAAAGTAATAGATGTGGTTTCTGCTGAAGAGATGTACAGGGTTGTTATTGAAAATCTTCCTGAAGCAGATATCGTAATCATGAACGCAGCTGTAGCAGATTTCAAACCTGAAAGCTACAGCACTCAAAAACTGAAAAAATCAAAGGAAAATCCTGTAGTTAACCTAAAACCAAATCCGGATATTCTTAAGGCGGTAGGAGAAAAAAGAAAAAAAGACCAAATAATAATAGGTTTTGCAGCAGAGAGCGAAAATATAATAGAAAATGCAAGGGGTAAATTAAAAAGTAAAAATCTTGATTATATAATTGCAAATAAACTTGACGTATTCAGTAAAGATACACACAGAGGATGGATAATAGACAAAAACGGAAATATTACAGAAATTCCTGAAATGGATAAAGAATCATCAGCATTTTTTATACTTGAAAAAATATTTAAGAGGTGA